One window from the genome of Diabrotica virgifera virgifera chromosome 6, PGI_DIABVI_V3a encodes:
- the LOC126886168 gene encoding uncharacterized protein LOC126886168: protein MDRLKETQLQSIDQFYSSLTDENISKDMYHHAQNVWQSFDIQNILEYSLLYMKTDIMLLTCIFENFRQKCRGTYGLDPVWYYTMPGYSWDAMLKYTGCKLELLQDIDKIMFIQKSIRGGISQVSNRYSEANNKYMPSYDSSKPSKYVVYLDVNNLYGWAMSQCLPYAKFEWVDTNIDVLSIPDDGDTGYILQVDLEYPEHLHDLHKDFPFCCEHQVPPGSNFKKLMTTLHNKTEYTLHYRNLKQALNAGLKLTKIHKVLKFQQSAWLKPYIDLNTKLRTAATTAFEKDLYKLANNAIFGKTMENIRKHRIVKLVSKWEGRYGAKNLNSSPRFHNRTIFDENLMEIELNKTNLTFNKPLNIGMSILDISKVCMYDFNYNFMLPTIGIENLKLMYGDTDSFVYEVTCDDVYRDFIQTNLSKFDTSDYAEANPYNIPQVNKNVLGLMKDEANGRIITHFVGLRSKMYSFKLQYTNEERQTVWQKYKNTMDDAAIEKIVNNLGVTKKSKGVKYSVVKNAITFEDYVECLKEFTTKSVTQSTFRSYAHNMFTITQEKIALSPHDDKRCLQKDSYDTLPWGHYATTMIE, encoded by the coding sequence ATGGATAGGTTAAAGGAAACTCAACTCCAATCTATTGATCAATTTTATAGTTCGCTAACAGATGAAAACATCTCTAAAGATATGTACCACCATGCGCAAAACGTTTGGCAATCATTTGATATTCAAAATATTTTGGAATATAGCTTGTTATACATGAAGACCGATATAATGTTGTTAACTTGCATCTTTGAAAATTTCCGACAAAAATGCCGAGGTACATACGGTCTTGATCCTGTCTGGTACTACACTATGCCAGGTTATTCGTGGGATGCCATGCTTAAATATACAGGTTGCAAATTAGAGTTGCTGCAGGATATCGATAAAATCATGTTTATCCAAAAATCTATTCGAGGTGGAATTAGTCAAGTGAGTAATCGATACTCGGAGGCTAATAACAAATATATGCCATCTTACGACTCCTCAAAGCCCAGCAAGTATGTGGTTTATTTAGATGTTAATAATCTTTACGGCTGGGCAATGTCCCAGTGTTTACCATATGCAAAGTTTGAGTGGGTGGACACTAACATCGATGTTCTTAGTATTCCTGACGATGGTGATACAGGGTACATACTACAAGTTGACTTGGAGTACCCCGAACACTTGCATGATTTACACAAAGATTTTCCATTTTGTTGCGAACATCAAGTTCCACCGGGATCTAATTTTAAGAAGCTTATGACTACGCTCCATAATAAAACGGAGTACACTTTGCATTACCGTAACCTCAAACAAGCTCTCAATGCAGGGCTGAAACTAACAAAAATTCATAAAGTTTTGAAATTCCAACAAAGCGCCTGGCTCAAACCATATATCGATCTTAATACAAAATTACGAACTGCAGCAACAACGGCATTTGAGAAAGACTTATACAAATTAGCTAACAATGCTATATTCGGCAAAACAATGGAGAACATACGCAAACACCGCATAGTAAAGCTTGTTTCTAAGTGGGAGGGGAGATATGGAGCCAAAAATTTAAATTCCAGCCCTCGATTTCACAACAGAACAATTTTTGATGAAAATCTAATGGAAATCGAGCTAAATAAAACAAATCTAACATTCAACAAACCATTGAACATCGGAATGTCTATTCTAGACATATCTAAAGTCTGCATGTatgattttaattataatttCATGCTACCAACTATTGgaattgaaaatttaaagttgatGTATGGGGATACAGATAGTtttgtctatgaagtaacatgTGATGACGTTTACAGGGATTTCATTCAAACAAATCTATCTAAATTCGACACATCGGACTATGCCGAGGCTAACCCCTATAACATACCACAAGTCAATAAAAATGTGCTTGGTTTAATGAAGGATGAAGCTAATGGGCGCATCATTACTCATTTTGTAGGACTTAGATCGAAAATGTACTCGTTTAAACTGCAATACACAAACGAGGAGCGGCAGACCGTGTGGCAAAAATACAAGAATACCATGGATGATGCTGCTAttgaaaaaattgtaaataactTGGGTGTTACGAAAAAATCTAAAGGGGTTAAGTATTCGGTAGTAAAAAATGCTATTACGTTTGAGGATTACGTGGAGTGTCTAAAAGAATTTACCACAAAAAGCGTTACACAATCAACATTTCGTTCCTACGCACACAACATGTTTACAATCACACAAGAAAAAATTGCATTAAGTCCACACGATGACAAACGGTGTTTGCAAAAAGACTCATATGATACTTTACCTTGGGGTCACTATGCCACTACAATGATTGAATAA